In Actinomadura luzonensis, a single window of DNA contains:
- the ftsE gene encoding cell division ATP-binding protein FtsE produces MIHFDNVTKVYANQNRPALDHVSVDVDKGEFVFLVGPSGSGKSTFLRLILKEERPNSGAIHVAGKDLARLSNFKVPHLRRRIGCVFQDFRLLPNKNVYENVAFALEVIGKPRRFIRKVVPEVIELVGLEGKAHRMPDELSGGEQQRVAMARAFVNRPMILLADEPTGNIDPATSIGIMKVLDRINRTGTTVVMATHDAAIVDSMRKRVVELEDGKIVRDQSRGVYGQAY; encoded by the coding sequence GTGATCCATTTCGATAATGTCACCAAGGTCTACGCGAACCAGAACCGGCCCGCCCTCGACCACGTATCCGTAGACGTGGACAAGGGCGAGTTCGTGTTCCTCGTCGGCCCTTCGGGGTCAGGCAAGTCCACGTTCCTGCGTCTGATCCTCAAGGAGGAGCGGCCCAACTCCGGCGCGATCCACGTCGCCGGCAAGGACCTCGCCCGCCTCTCCAACTTCAAGGTGCCGCACCTGCGCCGCCGCATCGGCTGCGTGTTCCAGGACTTCCGGCTGCTGCCCAACAAGAACGTCTACGAGAACGTGGCGTTCGCGCTCGAGGTCATCGGCAAGCCCCGGCGGTTCATCCGCAAGGTGGTCCCCGAGGTCATCGAGCTGGTCGGCCTGGAGGGCAAGGCGCACCGCATGCCCGACGAGCTGTCCGGTGGCGAGCAGCAGCGCGTCGCCATGGCCCGCGCGTTCGTGAACCGGCCGATGATCCTGCTGGCCGACGAGCCCACGGGCAACATCGACCCCGCGACGAGCATCGGCATCATGAAGGTGCTCGACCGCATCAACAGGACTGGCACCACGGTCGTCATGGCCACGCACGACGCGGCCATCGTCGACTCCATGCGCAAGCGTGTGGTGGAGCTGGAGGACGGCAAGATCGTCCGTGACCAGTCGCGTGGCGTTTACGGCCAGGCGTACTGA
- the prfB gene encoding peptide chain release factor 2 — MAGIDPAEEINELAGTLRSIQDVLDLDAMRKQIEELEQQVAAPDLWDDPEQAQKVTSKLSHLQGELNRVEGVARRLDDLGVLYELAAEEGDADTRAEADKELDSLRSDIGALEVRTLLSGEYDAREALVTINAQAGGVDAADWAEMLLRMYLRWAERKNYATEVYDTSYAEEAGIKSATFTIKAPYAYGTLRGEHGTHRLVRISPFDNQGRRQTSFAGVDVVPVVEQTDHIDINEDEIRVDVYRSSGPGGQGVNTTDSAVRITHLPTNIVVSCQNERSQLQNRATAMAVLQAKLLERKRQEEAEKMSELRGATTTSWGTQIRNYVLHPYQIVKDLRTGTEAGNPSAVLDGDLDGFIESEIRWMRRQESGAAE, encoded by the coding sequence GTGGCAGGCATCGATCCGGCAGAAGAGATCAACGAGCTCGCGGGCACGCTCCGCAGCATCCAGGACGTGCTCGACCTCGACGCGATGCGCAAGCAGATCGAGGAGCTGGAGCAGCAGGTCGCCGCGCCCGACCTCTGGGACGACCCCGAGCAGGCCCAGAAGGTCACCAGCAAGCTGTCCCACCTCCAGGGCGAGCTCAACCGGGTCGAGGGCGTCGCGCGCCGCCTCGACGACCTCGGCGTGCTCTACGAGCTGGCGGCCGAGGAGGGCGACGCCGACACGCGGGCCGAGGCCGACAAGGAACTGGACTCGCTGAGGTCCGACATCGGCGCGCTCGAGGTCCGCACCCTGCTGTCGGGCGAGTACGACGCCCGCGAGGCCCTGGTCACCATCAACGCGCAGGCCGGCGGCGTCGACGCGGCCGACTGGGCCGAGATGCTGCTGCGCATGTACCTGCGCTGGGCCGAGCGGAAGAACTACGCCACCGAGGTCTACGACACCTCCTACGCGGAGGAGGCCGGCATCAAGTCGGCCACCTTCACCATCAAGGCGCCCTACGCCTACGGCACGCTGCGCGGCGAGCACGGCACGCACCGCCTGGTCCGCATCAGCCCGTTCGACAACCAGGGGCGGCGGCAGACCTCCTTCGCCGGCGTCGACGTCGTGCCGGTCGTGGAGCAGACCGACCACATCGACATCAACGAGGACGAGATCCGCGTCGACGTCTACCGCTCCAGCGGCCCCGGCGGCCAGGGCGTCAACACCACCGACTCCGCCGTGCGCATCACCCACCTGCCGACCAACATCGTGGTCTCCTGCCAGAACGAGCGCTCGCAGCTCCAGAACCGCGCCACCGCCATGGCGGTGCTCCAGGCCAAGCTGCTGGAGCGCAAGCGGCAGGAGGAGGCGGAGAAGATGTCGGAGCTGCGCGGGGCCACCACCACGTCGTGGGGCACCCAGATCCGCAACTACGTGCTGCACCCGTACCAGATCGTGAAGGACCTGCGCACGGGCACCGAGGCGGGCAACCCGTCGGCGGTGCTCGACGGCGACCTCGACGGGTTCATCGAGTCGGAGATCCGCTGGATGCGCCGGCAGGAGTCGGGCGCGGCGGAGTAG